In a genomic window of Longimicrobiaceae bacterium:
- a CDS encoding YIP1 family protein, with amino-acid sequence MAKSFGERIVGAAMLDVATYEEVEADVTATPQAAGVVALVAAAGAIGGMHGGGHGMIGGIVTAFIGWAVWSGVTYLVGTKLFDGTADWGEMLRTLGFAQAPGLLGVLAFLPLLGRLVAVVVGIWSLVACIVAIRQALDISTGKAIATAVVAVIAMACVGMLLAILGIGAGFAAFSIVH; translated from the coding sequence ATGGCGAAGAGCTTTGGCGAACGGATCGTGGGCGCGGCGATGCTGGACGTGGCTACGTACGAGGAGGTCGAGGCGGACGTCACCGCCACGCCGCAGGCCGCGGGCGTGGTCGCCCTGGTTGCCGCGGCCGGAGCCATCGGGGGGATGCACGGCGGCGGGCACGGCATGATCGGCGGCATCGTCACGGCCTTCATCGGCTGGGCGGTGTGGTCCGGCGTGACCTACCTGGTGGGCACCAAGCTGTTCGACGGCACGGCGGACTGGGGCGAGATGCTGCGCACGCTAGGCTTCGCGCAGGCGCCGGGGCTGCTGGGCGTGCTGGCCTTCCTGCCGCTCCTGGGCAGGCTGGTGGCGGTGGTCGTCGGCATCTGGTCGCTGGTCGCGTGCATCGTCGCCATCCGGCAGGCCCTGGACATCTCGACCGGCAAGGCGATCGCGACGGCCGTGGTGGCGGTGATCGCGATGGCCTGTGTCGGCATGCTGCTCGCGATCCTCGGCATCGGCGCCGGTTTCGCTGCCTTCAGCATCGTCCATTGA
- a CDS encoding energy transducer TonB — translation MKRVPLRTAGVAVFLLLAAGCRPAEDRSRSKPEELVDYVEVSDSEAARNAAPLPPMGPDEHGVYELSAIEEQPSLANAAAVQQAANSTYPPLLRDGGISGTVEVEFVVGANGMPIGYGVSQSSGYPQFDEAAARVVQVMRFHPAKVKGKPVPVHVTIPITYQLQ, via the coding sequence GTGAAGCGCGTCCCCCTACGTACCGCCGGTGTCGCGGTGTTCCTCCTCCTCGCCGCCGGATGCCGTCCGGCCGAGGACCGCTCGCGTTCGAAGCCCGAAGAGCTGGTGGACTACGTCGAGGTCTCCGACAGCGAGGCGGCGAGGAATGCGGCACCGCTGCCGCCCATGGGCCCGGACGAGCACGGCGTCTACGAGCTTTCCGCCATCGAGGAGCAGCCCAGTCTTGCCAACGCGGCGGCGGTGCAGCAGGCCGCCAACAGCACGTATCCGCCGCTGCTTCGCGACGGCGGGATCTCCGGCACCGTCGAGGTGGAGTTCGTGGTGGGCGCCAACGGCATGCCCATCGGCTACGGCGTGTCGCAGTCCAGCGGCTACCCGCAGTTCGACGAGGCCGCTGCGCGGGTCGTGCAGGTGATGCGCTTCCATCCCGCGAAGGTGAAGGGCAAGCCCGTCCCCGTCCACGTCACCATCCCCATCACGTATCAGCTACAGTAG